One part of the Acidobacteriota bacterium genome encodes these proteins:
- a CDS encoding DNA cytosine methyltransferase: MRRPISAIDLFCGAGGLTHGLRLEGIDVRVGIDLDPACEYPFKHNNTGVAFLPKDVTKITADQLRTYIPENGVTLLAGCAPCQPFSTYSQGHRDEADNRWTLLREFARLAEELCPDVVTMENVPKLEEHEVFADFVSRLKSLGYHVTHSVVDCRYYGVPQHRKRLVLFASRYGEIKLQPPTHSENEFVTVRQTIEKLEKIVSGETSTGDSLHRASLLTEKNLQRIRASKPGGTWRDWERKLRTKCHRKKSGKTYPSVYGRMTWDEPAPTMTTQCYGFGNGRFGHPEQDRAISLREAALIQTFPAHYAFAPSGQKVSFKKTGRLIGNAVPVELARVIANSILNHIDMQGS; the protein is encoded by the coding sequence ATGAGAAGACCCATATCGGCGATTGACTTGTTTTGTGGAGCCGGAGGCTTAACACACGGGCTCAGGCTCGAAGGCATAGATGTGCGCGTGGGAATAGACCTAGACCCTGCCTGCGAATATCCCTTCAAGCATAACAACACTGGCGTCGCCTTTTTGCCGAAAGATGTCACGAAAATTACGGCTGACCAACTCCGCACTTACATTCCAGAGAATGGGGTGACCTTGCTCGCTGGGTGCGCTCCGTGTCAGCCGTTTTCAACTTATTCGCAAGGCCATCGTGACGAGGCCGACAACCGTTGGACATTGTTGCGTGAGTTCGCACGTCTTGCCGAAGAGTTGTGCCCAGACGTAGTGACAATGGAAAACGTCCCGAAGCTGGAAGAACACGAAGTATTCGCTGATTTTGTCAGTAGGTTGAAATCGCTAGGTTATCACGTCACTCATTCAGTCGTTGATTGTCGGTATTATGGCGTCCCGCAACACAGGAAACGATTGGTTTTGTTTGCGTCTCGGTATGGCGAAATCAAGCTTCAGCCACCAACGCATAGCGAAAATGAGTTTGTTACAGTTAGGCAGACTATTGAGAAACTCGAAAAAATTGTCTCCGGCGAAACGTCAACGGGTGACTCGCTTCACCGAGCCAGTTTACTGACGGAAAAGAACCTCCAACGAATACGGGCTTCTAAGCCAGGAGGCACTTGGCGGGATTGGGAGCGAAAATTACGCACGAAGTGTCATCGCAAAAAGAGTGGCAAGACGTATCCGAGCGTGTATGGAAGAATGACTTGGGATGAACCCGCTCCCACAATGACGACTCAGTGTTATGGCTTTGGGAATGGGCGGTTTGGACACCCGGAGCAGGATCGTGCTATCTCGCTACGAGAAGCGGCGTTGATCCAGACTTTTCCCGCTCATTATGCTTTTGCTCCTTCAGGACAAAAGGTAAGTTTCAAAAAGACAGGGAGACTCATTGGCAATGCTGTTCCTGTCGAACTTGCCCGAGTTATTGCCAATAGCATTTTGAATCACATTGATATGCAAGGCAGTTGA
- a CDS encoding DUF262 domain-containing protein, translating to MAQRNKEPRVVSEQEKLAAEEQIREERKVVDYDTKEYTVELIVSKYRNGKDEDENELFIPEYQREFVWDEKRQSKFIESVMLDLPIPYIFTAALHKEISEDEGRIEIVDGSQRIRTLDAFLNDELELKGLEKLTRLNGFKFKDFDISRQRKFKRRPIRVIELSEKADDQIRRDIFERINTGSDELSPMEKRKGIFEGPFYDFIAECAANPLFDNLTPISAVRRKREEAAEMVLRYFAYADRYEKFQKSVTDFLNDFIKEKRSSFDKVRMQEEFLSMLAFVEKYFPFGFRKTDKNQSVPRVRFEAISVGVTLALRERSGLVPQDVSGWLESDEFKFHTVSDASNSRPKVIARIEFVKNKLLRL from the coding sequence ATGGCTCAGCGAAACAAAGAACCGCGAGTGGTGAGCGAGCAAGAAAAGCTGGCAGCGGAAGAGCAAATTAGAGAGGAGCGAAAAGTCGTTGACTACGATACCAAGGAATATACTGTCGAGTTAATTGTCAGCAAATATCGTAATGGAAAGGATGAGGATGAAAATGAACTTTTTATCCCTGAATACCAGCGTGAATTCGTTTGGGACGAAAAGCGGCAAAGCAAATTTATCGAATCGGTGATGTTAGACCTCCCGATTCCGTACATCTTTACGGCAGCTTTACATAAAGAAATTTCAGAGGATGAAGGGCGAATAGAAATCGTGGATGGGTCTCAGCGTATCCGAACACTCGACGCATTTCTAAATGACGAATTGGAACTCAAAGGGCTTGAAAAGTTGACAAGACTGAATGGGTTCAAGTTCAAAGACTTCGATATTTCTCGACAAAGAAAATTCAAGCGTCGCCCAATCAGAGTGATCGAGCTTTCTGAGAAGGCTGATGATCAAATCAGACGGGATATTTTCGAGCGCATCAATACGGGTAGTGACGAGCTTTCCCCGATGGAGAAGCGCAAAGGGATTTTTGAAGGGCCGTTCTACGATTTCATTGCTGAATGTGCGGCCAATCCGCTCTTCGACAACTTGACTCCTATCTCAGCGGTCAGACGAAAACGAGAAGAGGCGGCAGAAATGGTGCTTCGTTATTTTGCCTATGCCGACCGGTATGAAAAATTTCAGAAAAGCGTAACGGATTTCTTGAATGACTTCATTAAAGAAAAACGCAGTTCATTTGATAAAGTGAGGATGCAGGAAGAGTTCCTTTCCATGCTCGCTTTTGTCGAGAAGTATTTCCCGTTTGGCTTTAGGAAAACCGATAAAAATCAATCTGTCCCTAGAGTGAGGTTCGAGGCCATTTCAGTAGGGGTTACATTGGCGCTGCGAGAACGCTCTGGATTAGTACCGCAAGATGTAAGTGGCTGGCTTGAGTCGGATGAGTTCAAGTTCCACACGGTATCCGATGCGAGCAATTCCAGGCCAAAGGTCATCGCTAGAATCGAATTCGTAAAAAACAAATTATTGAGGCTTTGA
- the vsr gene encoding DNA mismatch endonuclease Vsr, translating into MTDTVDAKVRSWIMSNVPQRHTSPERLVRSFLHQLGYRFRLHRRDLPGSPDIVLPKHRIAVFVHGCFWHQHRGCRKSRRPTSNTDYWNPKLDANVVRDKRKIRELKTLGWQVVVVWECETQNLKTLSRKFAILPLSKFNS; encoded by the coding sequence ATGACTGATACGGTTGACGCGAAAGTCCGAAGCTGGATTATGTCGAATGTCCCTCAGCGGCATACCAGCCCAGAGCGTCTCGTCAGATCATTTCTACATCAGCTTGGCTATCGGTTTCGTCTTCATCGTCGTGACCTTCCAGGTAGCCCCGACATTGTGCTTCCCAAACACCGCATTGCGGTCTTCGTTCACGGATGCTTTTGGCATCAGCATCGTGGCTGCCGAAAGTCCCGTAGACCAACGAGCAATACGGATTACTGGAACCCAAAACTGGATGCGAATGTTGTACGAGACAAAAGAAAAATTCGTGAATTGAAAACTCTCGGCTGGCAAGTCGTTGTTGTTTGGGAGTGCGAAACGCAAAACCTCAAAACGCTATCTCGTAAATTCGCTATCCTGCCATTGTCAAAGTTCAATTCTTAA
- a CDS encoding sulfatase, with protein MKTITRHLIALLFLTSLAYAQASQRPQNFVIILCDDLGYGDVGSFGNPTIRTPQLDRMAAEGQRWTSFYVADSVCTPSRAGLLTGRLPIRTGMFSDTRRVLFPDSAGGLPASEITIAELLKPRGYATAAIGKWHLGWQPEYLPTKQGFDSYFGIPYSNDMDATFKFSTRDEYIRFMKNPQREYWNVPLQRNATILERPADQTTITRRYTDEALKFINANKHKPFFLYLAHSMPHMPLFRSKDFEHKSARGLYGDVIEELDANVGRVLDTLRQLKLDRNTLVVFTSDNGPWALFDEQGGSAGLLRGAKGGTYEGGMREPTIFWQPGTIKPGVVTDIGSTLDLLPTFCNLAGAQAPTERVLDGYDLSAPLLGKGRSPRQTMFYWRGSKLYAVRHGAFKAHFITQSEYGGEAAVTHDTPELYNLDQDPSEKWDIAAKHPEVIAEIRRLAEAHKQAIPPVENHLDKRITATR; from the coding sequence ATGAAAACGATCACTCGTCATCTCATTGCCTTACTCTTCCTTACTTCGCTCGCCTACGCACAGGCCAGTCAACGTCCGCAAAATTTCGTAATCATCCTTTGCGATGATCTGGGCTACGGCGATGTGGGCAGCTTTGGCAACCCGACGATTCGCACACCGCAGCTCGACCGCATGGCGGCGGAAGGCCAACGCTGGACGAGCTTTTATGTGGCGGATTCGGTTTGCACGCCGAGCCGCGCTGGGTTGCTGACGGGACGCTTGCCGATTCGTACCGGCATGTTTTCCGACACGCGCCGGGTGTTGTTTCCTGATTCGGCGGGAGGCTTGCCCGCCAGCGAAATCACGATTGCCGAATTGCTCAAACCGCGCGGCTATGCAACCGCAGCCATCGGCAAATGGCATCTCGGCTGGCAGCCGGAATACCTGCCCACGAAGCAGGGTTTCGATTCGTATTTCGGCATTCCGTACTCGAACGACATGGACGCCACGTTCAAATTCAGCACGCGCGATGAATACATCCGCTTCATGAAAAATCCGCAGCGCGAATACTGGAACGTGCCGCTGCAACGCAACGCAACGATTCTGGAACGCCCGGCGGATCAAACGACGATCACGAGACGCTACACCGACGAAGCGCTCAAATTCATCAACGCGAACAAGCACAAACCCTTCTTCCTATACCTCGCGCATTCGATGCCGCACATGCCGCTGTTCCGCTCAAAAGACTTCGAGCACAAGAGCGCACGCGGCTTGTACGGCGATGTGATCGAAGAGTTGGACGCCAACGTCGGGCGTGTGCTGGACACGTTGCGGCAATTGAAACTCGACCGTAACACGCTGGTCGTTTTCACCAGCGACAACGGGCCGTGGGCCTTGTTTGATGAGCAAGGCGGTTCCGCCGGATTGTTGCGCGGCGCAAAAGGCGGCACGTATGAGGGCGGGATGCGCGAACCGACAATCTTCTGGCAACCCGGCACGATCAAACCCGGTGTCGTAACGGATATCGGCTCGACCCTGGATTTGCTGCCGACGTTTTGCAATTTGGCCGGAGCACAAGCGCCGACGGAGCGCGTGCTGGATGGTTACGATCTCAGCGCGCCCCTGCTCGGCAAAGGTCGCAGCCCGCGCCAGACGATGTTTTATTGGCGTGGCTCAAAGCTGTATGCCGTGCGACACGGCGCGTTCAAAGCGCATTTCATCACGCAATCGGAATACGGCGGCGAAGCGGCGGTGACGCACGACACGCCGGAGCTTTACAACCTCGACCAGGACCCGTCGGAAAAATGGGACATCGCGGCAAAACATCCGGAGGTGATTGCCGAAATCCGCCGCCTGGCCGAAGCGCATAAACAGGCGATTCCGCCGGTTGAAAACCATCTCGATAAACGCATCACCGCAACCCGCTAA
- a CDS encoding sulfatase-like hydrolase/transferase, producing the protein METILRTYFVLLVVLPLSVFAQPSFAQARRKPNVIFILVDDMGYADLSSFGSKDIRTPNIDRLAKEGIKFTQAYSNGPVCTPTRAAFITGRYQQRVGLEWAINANEKDPGLPVEETSVARMLKNNGYATALLGKWHLGSKPEFLPTRHGFDEFFGITGGNADMYSHRDLPGATVLYEGENPTEVAGYLTEHLARRSVDFIKRQKNQPFFLYLAFNAVHWPFQRPNRPDTVRTRETWLDGTRADYIAMMQSVDAAVGQVLNTLDQQGSAKDTLVIFTSDNGGERLSDVRPYFNTKGTLWEGGIHVPGLARWPAALPKGKVSQQTAITMDWTATILAAAGVKPERQLDGINLLPILQGQQPEQERTLCWRIDRAGFRQQAIRSGKWKLVTQPTSVDLLLFDLDHDPGERRNLFYEQQDKAKALRVKLAEWDKEMNQSKPRFSVK; encoded by the coding sequence ATGGAAACCATCCTGCGCACCTATTTTGTCTTGTTGGTGGTCTTGCCGCTTTCCGTCTTTGCGCAACCCTCATTCGCGCAAGCGAGGCGCAAGCCCAACGTCATCTTCATTCTCGTGGACGACATGGGTTATGCCGATTTGAGCAGCTTCGGTTCCAAAGACATTCGCACGCCCAACATTGACCGGCTGGCGAAAGAAGGCATCAAGTTCACGCAAGCCTATTCCAACGGCCCCGTTTGCACGCCGACGCGCGCGGCCTTCATCACCGGACGCTATCAGCAACGGGTCGGCTTGGAATGGGCAATCAACGCGAATGAGAAAGACCCCGGCTTGCCCGTCGAAGAAACATCTGTCGCGCGGATGCTGAAAAACAACGGCTATGCGACGGCGCTGCTGGGCAAATGGCATCTCGGTTCAAAGCCGGAATTTCTGCCAACGCGGCACGGCTTCGACGAGTTTTTCGGCATCACGGGCGGCAATGCCGATATGTATTCCCACCGCGACCTGCCAGGCGCAACCGTGTTGTATGAAGGTGAAAACCCAACCGAAGTCGCGGGCTATCTCACCGAACATCTCGCACGGCGTTCGGTGGATTTCATCAAGCGGCAAAAAAACCAACCGTTCTTTTTGTACCTTGCCTTCAATGCCGTGCATTGGCCGTTTCAGCGCCCGAATCGCCCCGACACCGTGCGCACGCGCGAAACCTGGCTGGACGGCACGCGCGCCGATTACATCGCCATGATGCAAAGCGTGGACGCCGCCGTCGGACAAGTCCTGAATACGCTCGATCAACAAGGAAGCGCCAAAGATACGCTCGTCATTTTCACCAGCGATAACGGCGGCGAGCGACTGTCGGATGTGAGGCCGTATTTCAATACCAAAGGCACGCTGTGGGAAGGCGGCATTCACGTGCCGGGACTGGCGCGCTGGCCCGCCGCGCTGCCCAAAGGCAAAGTGTCGCAGCAAACCGCCATCACGATGGATTGGACAGCCACGATCCTGGCTGCCGCAGGCGTCAAACCAGAACGCCAACTCGACGGCATTAACCTGCTGCCGATATTGCAAGGCCAACAGCCAGAGCAGGAGCGCACGCTGTGCTGGCGCATTGATCGCGCGGGCTTTCGGCAACAGGCGATCCGCTCCGGCAAATGGAAACTGGTCACGCAACCGACCAGCGTGGATTTGCTGCTTTTCGACCTCGACCATGACCCCGGCGAGCGGCGCAATTTGTTTTACGAACAGCAGGACAAAGCGAAAGCCTTGCGCGTGAAGCTGGCGGAATGGGACAAGGAAATGAATCAGAGCAAGCCGCGTTTCAGTGTAAAGTGA